GACCAAGTTGTTATCTCTCTCTATGTGTATAATAGCCAATCAAATGCTGACGTCTGGTgatgattttgattttattagGGGCGAGATCGTTCGGTAGGAAGAGCCTGCATTACATTGGAACTACTCCAAACCCTTATCAGCAAGCTATTTCCATCATTGGAAAGACTCTATCGGTTTTCGATGAAGACAACTTGATCCCATGTTATGGATTCGGAGATGGTAATATCCTCTTCAAAGAACTGTTTATTTCTGTGATTATAGATTTTTAAGGTTGTTTTTTTTACTGTGCAGCTACAACACATGATCAGGATGTATTTAGTTTCAATCCCAATGATACTTTCTGTAACGGGTTTGAAGAAGTTCTAATGTGTTACAGAGATATTGTCCCCCAGCTACGCCTTGCAGGTTAGAATGAGATTTAAGAGTtgccttttttcttcttctgctcaTGTTCTTCTTACTCTTTGCTCtacgtttcttttttgtgatgATTATCCTTGTGGTTATGTGCAACAGGTCCAACATCTTTTGCACCTATCATCGAAAGGGCCGTGACTATTGTGGAAGAAAGTGGAGGCCAGTACCATGTTCTTCTCATTATCGCTGATGGACAGGTACACAACCGTTGTATTAGTACCATGGTTCGGTATAGGTGGTGGTAATTCagttttagctaaaaaaaattatttcttaaaatcCATCCCATTTGTACGACTAGGTTTAAAATCGAtctaaattagtttaaatatgttaaattaaataataatattagtataaatctacaaattttcctaatttcttttgttttgtctaTCTAATTTTGATAATTAGTTACTGCTTAACAATTTCTTGAACACTGAACATTGATTAGAACCGTCTTGTGAGTGCGGTTATAAGCATTCTCAGACACTTGTATAGTTGTAACTGTTTGAGCGGTTTTCATTGTGTTAGGTGACAAGAAGTGTTGATACAGAGAATGGGGCAGTGAGTCCACAAGAGCAGCAGACCATTGACGCCATTGTTAGAgcaaggtaaaaaaaaatacataccatttcttcttcattctcttgATTGATCATCTCTGCTTTGTTTCTAAACTGTGATTGGATTCATGTCTGCAGTGAGTATCCTTTGTCGATAGTTCTTGTTGGTGTCGGAGATGGCCCTTGGGACACTATGAGACAGTTTGATGACAACATCCCCGCTCGTGCCTTTGACAATTTCCAGTTTGTGAATTTCACGGAGATAATGTCAAAGAACGTTGATCCAGCAAGAAAAGAGGCAGAGTTTGCGCTTTCTGCGTTGATGGAGATCCCATCTCAGTACAAAGCCACCCTTGAGCTAGGCTTACTAGGGTGAGTTGAGTAGTTTCCATATCTCAGCAAGCAGCTTATGTGAGCTCTGTGATATAAAtatctcttttcctttttgtttcaaaatttacAGAAGAAGAACTGGAAACTGTCCAAACAGGTTTGCGCTTCCACCACCAACTTATGCTACTCAGTCCATGCGCAACAACAGTCCAAGAACTTCTCGATCAACCAGCTTTCAGACCAGAACACCACCACAACCATATGATAATGGTGTTGCCGCCGCCACTGCACCACTTCCAAATGCTCGTAACGATGGCCAGCTTTGTCCTGTATGTCTAGTGATACCAAAGAACATGGCTTTCAATTGTGGTCATCAGGTGCATTTTCAGTCTATATAACTTTTTAAGGATTGCACTTCAAACAAAACCATTAAAGCTTTCCTTTTGCTTTTGTTCATGACACAGACTTGTTCAGATTGTGGGGAAGACCTCCATGTTTGTCCCATTTGCCGAAGCTCAATCTCGGTTCGTATCAAGCTTTATTAAGATAAAACTCTCTCAGGGGAGCTCGAGGTGATCAGACATCTTTCAGAACACAGCTCGAGTGAGTTTTGGAACTAGTTCTCATCAATGGTTTGTGGTGGAGATATGACCAGTGTCCTTGCTTGCATTTGTAGATAAATTTGTTCAGTTTTTGCATTCTCATTGCACATAAAAACACACTCTCTCTTGTATCGTCAGGGGAGAGATGTAAGTAAAATAAAGCATCTTTGATTCTGCTGCAACAGACTCGTGTTAACAGATTTTGTACATATGAATTCTATCTTTCTTCTCTGAAGAGTCTTATTGAATGTTCGTTCCCATGATGTATGTGCACATGTCTCAGACAACATCTATACCTTACTTGTCTGAAATCTACAGTCTTCAACACTGTAGCCGTACTGAACCTGATTCACTGTACTAATTGACATCTTATGGGTCCTGTTAATGAGCTTTCGACGACAAACAGTACAAGAGGGCTACTTATGGTGCCATATCTTTGATCTTAGAGAGTAAAAAAATCGTTGCCTCGTACTAGATTTTGTCTTTATACTTTTATTCGTATAAAACGTTTCACTCACTGTTCATTGTGTATGAAGCTAAAGAGATACTTTCCCCTGAACGCAAGTCTTTCTTTTTAAGAATGCTACTTGTCCTGAGAATCAATCATTTCATTTACTGTCCCATGAACGCGACTTGGGTCTGAGAATCAACGTTTTTCAGGTTTACAATGATGGTTAGTAATCTAGACTGATTGCTCTTCATCAATAAAAGCATTGCCAcagtgaaaataaataaatgaataatggAAAAGATAAAGCTATGGTTGCACATCGTTGTATAAGATTCCTGTCAGATTGTTGAACAATCTTCAAGTACAGAGACCTCTATTTATGTCTGATCACGCAAACAAAGAGACAAGACATCTCCAAATTCAAGTCTTTTCAACACAACCAATTACCATGAACTCCCCGATGAACATCTCTGCTCTGAATGAAGATATCATAGTTGAGCAGCTACTTCGTACCCATGATCCAGACGGTCGCTGGATTGATTCCAAAACGCTGCTTCAAGAAGTAGAAGCCATCTTGAGCTTTATTCTGGAAAGTGATGTGAGCTCTCCTTTCCACCCCCTTGGGCTTGTTCTACTTGTCTAGACGCTTGCCAATTACAAACGCCACTTAATTTTCAGGTTTCTAAGCCGCTTCCGACTGAAAACTGTATGACCAACATTGAAGTTTTCGAATCAAAGGAGACACTACCATACGCTATCTCCAGAATCTCTGTTCAGGTAACACAGATCATCTCTTCCTTCTAAAAAATCAGTTCTTCCTGTAAGAATGCTTGGGAGCGGAGATCTTGAAACTCTTGAGGGTTGCAGATGCTTTGTCCATGCATGGGGGAAAATGAGATCCATACAAGAACAATGCTTTTGTTCGATCTTCTGAAAGAATACAGATGGGATGCAAAAGCTGTGTTAGTACTTGGAGCCCTTGCTGCAACATACGGAGGACTAATGCTACCAATTCATCTAGGCGTTAATGATCCCGTGGCAGCATCTATTGCAACACTCAACCAGTTGCCTATCGAGAGAACCAAGTTCAGACCATGGTTAAACTCCCTAGGCTTGCTCATTAAAGCTCTTGTTGACGTAACCAAATGCATCACTGAGTTTGAAAGACTTCCATTTAAACAAGCGAAGCTAGACAGCAGCATTGTGGGAGAAACCATGTCTAACATCCGTCTGGCTACTTACTGGGTCGTCAAAAGTGCACTTGCATGCCTGCAGCAGATCCCTTATTATTTCAAGCAGCCCCAACAGGTAACATTTTCTATACTTCTTTTGTTTCAAGCAGCCCCAACAGGTGCAGATCCCTACGAAAGGAAAAGCAGCATGAAAAAACTGTTCCTGTCATATTAGCATATCAACATTGAGTTTTCTCATGGCTAGGAATTCTCTGAAATACTCTCAGGCAACGGAATCAAGGAGAGCTGCAGGGGAGCTTTCGAGTTTGGGATATCAGTTGCGCAGCATGCATACCCGTCTCAGCAAGCAAGTTGAAGAATGCAGTACACAGATAGGTAAGCTCCAGATGTTCCGAAAGTACAGTTTTAACTATATTAAGGCAATACTATTCATCTCTGATATTGCTTTCTATATTTTCATGTCTGAAGAGGAAACAATCCATCAAAGGCTTAGAAACATTAACAGGGAGACTCATCAAGACAACCAAGAGGTACTCCAACTACTTTTCTCTCTAGAAGATGATTTGCTACTTCAACAATACTCTAGCCAGGTACAAAAAGAACAatcctttttcttttgcatCTTACTTACCTCTTTTGTCCCATTTTTGCTTTCTTTTCTGTCTCTctccttttatttatttaaatattctaCTTTAAATCCTTAAAATATACATCATCTACACACATCTCAGTATTCAGACCTCTTTTACCTTTCATCAAGACTTCTACTACCTTTTTAAACGTTAACTAATTCAATATTCTTTTATCATCCAATGGCAGATAGCTATAACTGACCTGAAAGAAAAGGTAATACTGCTTCTATTATCAAAGCCAGAACCCTTACCCACAGAGCCATTTCACTTCCTGCTTCAACAGCTATACGATCATCCTTCCAACACcaacacaaaacaaaactacGAAATCTTATGGATTCCACTACAAACGTCCCAAAAATGGACATACGAGGAGAAGGAAACCTTCAAACTCTCCTCCAATTCCCTACCATGCATCTCAGTAAAGCGGCCATGGTTGATGAACCCCACGGTACTGAACTTCCTAAGAACAGAATGGCCGTACCGAGATGGCGAGGAGacaatggtggtggtggtgatggatACTAACGGGAAGGTTGTGAACATGAACGCCATGGACATGGTGTTGGTTTGGGGTGTTAAAGCATACCCATTTACAGTTTCCAGAGAAGACGAGCTTTGGGAAGAAGATGATAGATGGTCCTTGAAGCTTATCCTTGATGGCATTCATCCTGACTTCAACACATGGGTACTTCAAACTTCTCTTCTACTATCATAAAGTAACACTCTTTCAATCAAATTGTGAAACCAATCAATACTCATAGGTGAAGCAAGGGAGAGAGATAATCATACTCGGAAGCGATGATTCGAATTGGGTGGATGAAACCAAGTCATTAGCACGAAGAATTCAAAATCTAGGGTTCGAGTTTGAGCTGATTGAACTCAGTACACGAACATCAGCCAAGGAAGAGAGCTCAATACAAGAGCTCTTCTGGCTCCGATTAGAATCCATCAAAAGATCGAAACTCAGACGAACCGAATCGTCGAAACGCGATCGCGTGTTCGAAGAAGTTACGGAGCTGCTTGAGTTCGATTACGGTACACGCAAGGGCTGGGCGATCGTCGGGAAGGGATCGACGGAGAAGATCGTCGGAGAGAATCTGACGGAGAGGATGAGGCGGATCTTGCGGTGGGGAGACTCCGCGGCGGGAATGAGTTTCACGGAGGCGATTCGAGtcgcggaggaggaggagccgtGCGAAGAGAGTCacacggtggtggtggtggttccgTTTGAGGAAGGTTTGAGAGTTGTCACGTGCGAGAAATGCAAAAGGCCCATGAAGAGGTTTGTTGCCTATCAGTAAGTAAACTCACAGGCCCGTTGCTATAACACTTTAATATGGCCCGTGAAAATATGGCCCGTGATAATCTCTAATCTGTTGCTTCGTTTTCCAACAAATAAAGAAATctaatctctgtttttttttctaacatcATCTAATCTCTGTTTTGCTATCTAATAAtatgatttgaaattttaatacaaAGCTGTCAAAACGTTTGATTATTGTGATGAATGTTTGTTATACTGTGTTGTGTTATTGAATATGAAGAGTTTAAGAAGTTATATAGGCACAGATATAAAATTgtgcattaaaaaaaagaagcataactaaagatataaaatttataactactGTCTATAAGAGTGATATGAGATTTGAGTAATCATCTTTAGGTGATATATGTGACTTTTTCGGTTGTTTTCGTTTTGTAAATGATATGACACTTTTTCCTTAACAGAAATAGGTTATTTGAGTAATAAGTTTTTCCCTTAACAGTAATCATCTTTAGGTGATATGAGATTT
The sequence above is drawn from the Raphanus sativus cultivar WK10039 chromosome 7, ASM80110v3, whole genome shotgun sequence genome and encodes:
- the LOC108816995 gene encoding E3 ubiquitin-protein ligase RGLG5 isoform X2, which gives rise to MGGSSSKDSNRGGRSSRRYSGSPSASSSSASSWGHSGDHQSSFYHTPSHPSASPAPSYNNPRWQTQKNLERKYSRIGDNYRSIDEVTAALAHAGLESSNLIVGIDVTKSNEWTGARSFGRKSLHYIGTTPNPYQQAISIIGKTLSVFDEDNLIPCYGFGDATTHDQDVFSFNPNDTFCNGFEEVLMCYRDIVPQLRLAGPTSFAPIIERAVTIVEESGGQYHVLLIIADGQVTRSVDTENGAVSPQEQQTIDAIVRASEYPLSIVLVGVGDGPWDTMRQFDDNIPARAFDNFQFVNFTEIMSKNVDPARKEAEFALSALMEIPSQYKATLELGLLGRRTGNCPNRFALPPPTYATQSMRNNSPRTSRSTSFQTRTPPQPYDNGVAAATAPLPNARNDGQLCPVCLVIPKNMAFNCGHQTCSDCGEDLHVCPICRSSISVRIKLY
- the LOC108816995 gene encoding E3 ubiquitin-protein ligase RGLG5 isoform X1 → MLLEVLQAIVLFILIWIWLSVMGGSSSKDSNRGGRSSRRYSGSPSASSSSASSWGHSGDHQSSFYHTPSHPSASPAPSYNNPRWQTQKNLERKYSRIGDNYRSIDEVTAALAHAGLESSNLIVGIDVTKSNEWTGARSFGRKSLHYIGTTPNPYQQAISIIGKTLSVFDEDNLIPCYGFGDATTHDQDVFSFNPNDTFCNGFEEVLMCYRDIVPQLRLAGPTSFAPIIERAVTIVEESGGQYHVLLIIADGQVTRSVDTENGAVSPQEQQTIDAIVRASEYPLSIVLVGVGDGPWDTMRQFDDNIPARAFDNFQFVNFTEIMSKNVDPARKEAEFALSALMEIPSQYKATLELGLLGRRTGNCPNRFALPPPTYATQSMRNNSPRTSRSTSFQTRTPPQPYDNGVAAATAPLPNARNDGQLCPVCLVIPKNMAFNCGHQTCSDCGEDLHVCPICRSSISVRIKLY
- the LOC108816993 gene encoding protein SIEVE ELEMENT OCCLUSION C; amino-acid sequence: MSDHANKETRHLQIQVFSTQPITMNSPMNISALNEDIIVEQLLRTHDPDGRWIDSKTLLQEVEAILSFILESDVSKPLPTENCMTNIEVFESKETLPYAISRISVQMLCPCMGENEIHTRTMLLFDLLKEYRWDAKAVLVLGALAATYGGLMLPIHLGVNDPVAASIATLNQLPIERTKFRPWLNSLGLLIKALVDVTKCITEFERLPFKQAKLDSSIVGETMSNIRLATYWVVKSALACLQQIPYYFKQPQQATESRRAAGELSSLGYQLRSMHTRLSKQVEECSTQIEETIHQRLRNINRETHQDNQEVLQLLFSLEDDLLLQQYSSQIAITDLKEKVILLLLSKPEPLPTEPFHFLLQQLYDHPSNTNTKQNYEILWIPLQTSQKWTYEEKETFKLSSNSLPCISVKRPWLMNPTVLNFLRTEWPYRDGEETMVVVVMDTNGKVVNMNAMDMVLVWGVKAYPFTVSREDELWEEDDRWSLKLILDGIHPDFNTWVKQGREIIILGSDDSNWVDETKSLARRIQNLGFEFELIELSTRTSAKEESSIQELFWLRLESIKRSKLRRTESSKRDRVFEEVTELLEFDYGTRKGWAIVGKGSTEKIVGENLTERMRRILRWGDSAAGMSFTEAIRVAEEEEPCEESHTVVVVVPFEEGLRVVTCEKCKRPMKRFVAYQ